In one window of Juglans regia cultivar Chandler chromosome 3, Walnut 2.0, whole genome shotgun sequence DNA:
- the LOC109019868 gene encoding agamous-like MADS-box protein AGL62, whose translation MAVEGKRTRGRQKIEMKRIENEDDRLITFSKRRSGVYKKASELATLCGAEVAVVVFSPAGKPFSFGHPSVESVTSRFLNQNPDPHGDRTHPLVEAHRRVRINELSQQYTELVSQLEVERERGKELQKLTKARPGDDKGWWEAPIEELSCEDVQKMDASLRELYNTVCNCMKEKHAAIAGTFPSSSTFLSGYSAQGTTSSNPLFAANNASGADPSGSGFHPAYGYGVGHF comes from the coding sequence ATGGCAGTGGAGGGCAAAAGGACTAGGGGAAGACAGAAGATCGAGATGAAGAGAATAGAGAATGAAGATGACCGCCTAATCACTTTCTCAAAACGCAGATCTGGTGTCTACAAAAAAGCAAGCGAGCTGGCCACCCTGTGCGGTGCTGAGGTGGCAGTGGTTGTCTTCTCACCAGCCGGAAAACCCTTTTCATTTGGTCACCCTTCTGTCGAGTCAGTGACCAGCCGTTTCCTGAATCAAAACCCTGATCCGCATGGTGACAGAACCCACCCGCTCGTTGAGGCTCACCGGCGAGTGAGAATAAACGAGCTCAGCCAGCAGTACACCGAGCTCGTTAGCCAACTGGAagttgagagggagagaggaaagGAGCTCCAAAAGTTGACAAAGGCAAGACCGGGAGACGACAAGGGCTGGTGGGAGGCTCCTATTGAGGAGCTTAGCTGTGAAGATGTACAGAAAATGGACGCGTCGCTAAGGGAGCTTTACAATACTGTTTGCAACTGTATGAAGGAGAAGCATGCTGCGATTGCTGGGACATTTCCTTCTTCCTCAACATTTCTTTCTGGATATTCTGCCCAAGGAACGACGTCGTCCAACCCCTTATTTGCTGCTAACAATGCCAGTGGAGCTGATCCTTCTGGTTCTGGCTTTCATCCTGCCTACGGCTATGGAGTGGGGCACTTTTGA